The genomic window TCCAGCGTGAAGGGCTCAAGCAGGTCGTGCCGCTTCAGCGCGTCGAAGAAGCCTGCGCTGTCGCGGTGGCCTTGGTCGAGCTCGCCCAGCATGCCTGCAATATCCTCGAGGAACGGCGTGGTGCCCCCATCCTCGTCGAAAACGCGGGTGCCTTCGCCGTTCTTCGAAACGCGCGGATGGTCCATGTCGATGTGCACCTGGCCCACACCTTCGCCGTTCTGCGTCCGCCCGATGAGGAACGGCTGGATGGCAAGGCTGAGCGGGCGGTAACGCGCGTCCCAGTTTCCGTCCCTCAGGAACAGGTTCTCGCCGTTCTCGAACCCGAACAGGGCAAGCGCGGTGAAGCTGTCATCTTCCTGGTTCTTGCGGAACACGATCGGATATTCCGCCTGCACGCGCCGGAATTCGATCGGCGTGACCAGCGTGCCCATGACGGCGTCGCCTCGCTCCGCACTCGGCTCGAGCAGGACGCGCAGGTCGCGGTGGTCGGCATTGTTCAGGACTTGGTGGTTGCTCATTTCAGGCAATTTCTCCCTCGCGCGCATCCGGCGCAGCGGTTGTGTTCACAGCGTCGAGATAGACGCGATTGGTCGGTAATGCAGCAGCCAAGCCGCGCGCACGTTCACGCACTTCGGCAAGGCGGCGCTGTGCAAGTTCGAGATCCGCGACCGGCGCAGTTTCGGGCGCCGGGAAGCCCATGCCGTAAAGCACGTAATGCTGGCTGTAGGCGGAGAATATCTCGTCGATCTGCGGAAAGTCCCATTGCGAGGGTGGCTGGTCACGCCACAGCACCAGCTGTTCGGCCAGCGAGGCGGGGACAGTCTCGAGGGCGCGCTGGGCTAGCCAGAAGGGTTCTGCTCTTTCGCTCAGCACGTAGTGGAGCTTGAGAAAATCCACGATCCGGTCCCAGCGGTAGCGGAACAGCGTGTTGAACCGCGCCGCGTGGGCGGGCAGGGATGACCGGCTCGCCGGGAAGTTTTCGGCCAGCGCCTTCAGCGACAATTCGATCAGCACGATGGCAGAAGCCTCGAGCGGCTCGATGAACCCCGCCGAAAGACCGACGGCAAGGCAGTTGCCCTGCCAGAACCGTTCGCGGTGCCCGGTCCTGAAGGACAGCTTGCGCGGGGCGAGGCTGTCGAGGTCGGCTCCGGCAACATTGGCGGCGATGTACGCGCGCAAGGTAGCCTCCGCCTGTACATCGTCGCAGAAACGGGAGGAGTAGACGCAGCCGATCCCGCGGCGGGTCGGTAGTGCAATGTCCCACAGCCAGCCCGCTTCGTGCGCTGTGCCGATGGTCTGCGAGGCGATCGCCGCATCGGGGAGGGTGGGGACCTGTACGGCGAGCGCGCGGTCGTTGAACGACACGTCGGACCGGTCGACCCAGCCCCCTTGGAGGTGTCCGTCCGCAATAACCGCAGCCATGCCGGTACAGTCGAGGAAGAAATCGCCTTCCAGCCTGCCGCCTTCGCGCAGGACCAGCGCATCCACCAACCCGTCGTCACCGACTTCGACGTCGGAAATATGGTCGGCAACATGCGTAACGCCGAGCCGCGCGGTCGCGTGGCGTTCGAGCAGGCGCGCAAATTTGCCCGCGTCGAGGTGATAGCCGTAATTCAGCGCGCCCGCGTAATCTGGCATGGAACGCTGGCGCGGGGCAAGGTTGCGATTGCAGGCATCGGCCTGCGGAGTCACTGCAGAGGCGAAAGCAACGCCCGGCGCATTCTGCTGCCATGCCGACAAGACCGCCCGCATATCGCCGGGAGCGGGGGCCGTGAACGGGTGGAGATAGCTGTCGTTGTCCTTTCCGGTGCGCCAGCCGTCGAAACGCGAGCCCTGTTTGAAGCTTGCATCGCATTCGCGCAGGAATTCCGCTTCGGGGATGCCGATGATGCGCAGCGTGTCGCGCATGGTCGGCCAGGTGCCTTCTCCGACACCGATGGTCGGGATGTCCGGTGCCTCGACCAGGGTAATCGACAGGTCGGGACGACGTGCGGCGAGATAGGCGGCGGAAAGCCACCCCGCGGTGCCTCCACCGGCAATCACCACATTTTGCATCTGTCGCGCCATGTCCTGAACTCTGCCCCTACATGCCCGATGCATGGGGCAAAAGGAAAGGGCCGCGCCAGCCTTTCGGCAGCGCGGCCCTTCGTTTCCAAGCGAAGGGGGGCGGACGGATCCGCCCCCGGCTGCCTCTTAGAAGCTGAAGCGAACACCCGCCGCGTAGCGCGGTGCACCACGATAGGCGAAGAAGGTGTTGTTCTCGCTGCGGCGGTAACCCTTCAGGTTCTCGCCGGTCAGGTTGATCGCTTCCGCGAACACCGTCAGCCCGTTGTCGAACTCGTACGAGGCGCTGGCGTCGATCTGCCAGTACTCGTCACGATAGAACGGGTTGGTCGGGTTCTGGCTGTAACCGGCCAGGAAGTCGTCACGCCAGTTCCACGCCGCACGAGCCTGGAACGGACCCTTGTCGTAGAACAGGACGGCGTTGGCACTATCCGAAAGACCGACCAGCGCGAACTGCGGGATACGGTAGGGCTGGGTGTTGTCGAACTCGGCATCGCCGTTGACGATGGTGTAGTTCAGGATGACACCGAAGCCGGTTTCCCAGAAGTTGTGCTGGAGCGCGAATTCCCAACCGTCGATCGTTGCCTTCTGGTCCGAGTTGATCGGAACCGAGATGTTGAACTCGAGCAACGGATCGCCCGGAACGCCGAGGATGGCGGTCTGGCCGGTGACCGGGTTGAACGAGGTCGTCTCGGGGTAGTTGGCAATGATGTAGGCGCGGATGTCGTCGTTCGAGATGGCACCGCCGCCAAGGGCTGCACGCGCTTCTGCAGCACGCGGACCATTGTAGGGCTGGTAGACACCTTCGAAGAACTGCTGGATCCCGCCGACCGTGATGTAGTTCTCCACGTTCTTGCGGAAGTAGCCGACCGACATGTAGCTGGCGTTGCCGTAGTACCATTCGACCGAAGCGTCGAAGTTCTCCGACTTGAACGGAAGCAGGCTCGGGTTGCCCTGGTTACCGTCGCCACCGTCCACGCGGAACAGTGGGTTCAGGCTCAGGCCGCCCTGCAGGTTGTCGTAGGTCGGGCGGGTGATCGTGTGGCTGTAGGAAGCACGGAAGATCACGTCCTGGATCGGCTCGATGTCGAAGTCGATGTTCGGCAACCAGAAGTCGTAGCTACCCTTGGCACGGGTGAAGTCACGAGCATCTGCGTAGCTGAGGTTGAACTCGTTCGCTGCAACCCAGGCCGAACCGTCGGGGATCAGCGAAAGAGCCCGCGAATCGACATCGGTCACTTCGTAACGAAGGCCCGTGATGAGGTGTGCCTCACCAGCGCCCACGTCGAACGAGAATGCCGCCTCGGCGTAAGGAGCCAGGGTCTTTTCCGTGATGCGACGGTCGATGTCCTGGACAGCAAGGCAGGTGCCGGGCTGTGCAGCGCCGGTTGCCGGGCTCGAGCAGATGCCGAACTGGCTTTCCAGCAGGTCGACCATGCGTTCCACGTCGAAGCCGTAGAAGCTCTGGATGATGTTCGGGTTATCGACACCTTCAAGGCCGCGGAACGCATCGGTCACGCTGATCGGGAAAAAGATGTCGTCCGGAATATCTGCCGGAGTTCCGAGGCCGCCCCAGGTATCGTTCTGGATGAAGCCATAGGCCGACTGGACGCGGTTGTTGGTGTAGGTAACGCCGAAGTCGAGCGACTGCAGGAAGGAATCTGCTTCCGGCGTGTAGTTGCCGCTCAGCTGGACCTGATCGATCTCGTCCTTGAAGTAGGCATTGCGGAACGCGTTACCCGTGGCAAAGCGCTGCGCCACGTCGTTGCCGTCCGTACCGGTCGCATTCGTGTAGGAAATGACCGGCAGGTAGGACGTGTAGTCGATGCCCTGCGTCTGCACGTTGAACACGGCGGTACCGACCGACAGGTTCGAACCGTACGGCAGCGTCGGCTTCGATTCTGCGCTCGAGCTGTGCGCGTCGAGCGTGAAGGTAAAGCCGTTGGGCGCTTCCCATTCGATGTTGCCACCCAGCGAGTGGTTGATCGAGCGGTTGGCCGTGAGCGAGCCGCTGTAGGAAAGGTCGGACGGCGCGCCGCCGAAGTTTTCCGAGTAGAACAGGATGTCCGCAATCGGGCCGTCACCCCACGCACTCGAAGTCGTGACGTGGTTGAACCAGATGCCGACCGAGCTCTGCGCAGCTTCGACAGTGTTCTGCGAGAAGGTGTAGTCGAGCGTCGCGGTGACGTTGTCGCCCAGCTTCGCCTGCAGCACGGCCTGGCCGTTGATGCGCTCGCGGTCGATGTTGGTGACGTTGTACGAACCGTTCTGCGGAACCGCGTAGACGGTGTTGGCGTCGGGGCGGTTTTCCTGGAGGTTGTAGTTACCGCGCCAGTCGTTGCCCGGATCGCAGGGGATAGCGCCCCACTCGTTTTCGTAGCCGCTGCCGCAACCAAGGTAACCGTCGCGGAATTCGCTGAAGAACTGGTTGAAGCCCGATTTGCGCTTCTGGTAGCTGCCGGTGACAGCGATACCGATGCGGTCTTCGGCGAAGGTCTTGCTGATGACCCCCGAAACTTCCGGCGTGATGCTCACATCGTCGTTTTCGGATTCGTCATAGACACCCTTGACGGCAAAGCTGCCGCTGAAGCCCGGATTGTTGAGCGGGCGCGGGGTGCGGATGTTGATCGACGAACCGATACCGCCCGAAGGAACGGTCGCGCGGCCGGTCTTGTAGACCTCGACGGCGACGACTGCTTCGGAAGCGAGGTTGCCGAAGTCGAACGAACGCGACGAAGGCGCGCTGGCGCCGTCACCGAGAGTCGAAGTCGGCATCTGGCGGCCGTTGAGCGTGACGAGGTTGTATTCCGGACCGAAGCCGCGAACCGTGACACGGGCGCCTTCGCCGTTTTCACGGTCGATCGACACGCCGGTGATACGCTGCAGCGATTCGGCCAGGTTGGTATCGGGGAATTTGCCGATATCTTCCGCCGAGATCGCGTCGACGACACCCTGCGCGTTGCGCTTGATGTTCATGGCATCGCGCAGCGAAGCGCGAATACCGGTGACGACGATAACGTCGTCTTCTGCGACGACTTCTTCAGCCGCCTCCTCGCCGGCAGTGGCGTCTTGCGCCATCGCCTGGGTGGCGCCGAGTCCCATTGCCACCACCGATGCCCCCGCCATGAATTTGGCAAAAGAGGGCTTACGTCCAAAAGCCATCTGTGATTCTCCTCCCAAGACATGCGCTTGCCGCACACGCAAAGCTAAATGTGAACGTTCACCTATTTGATAACGTTCACTCGGTCAATTCCGGTGGATTCGTTTGCACAGAAATTGCGCGAAGTGTGACATTCCTGTTTCAGCTATTGCGCGCAACGCCCCCATTGCTCTCTTCGGCGCGTGGCGGTAGCGCCGCTGGCGATGTTCGACCCGCAGGCATTCCGCAGCGCACTTGGCTCCTTCGTGACCGGCGTCACCATCGTGACGACGCGCGATGCCGACGGGCGTCCGGTGGGCCTGACTGCCAACAGCTTCAATTCGGTGAGCCTCGACCCGCCGATGGTGCTGTGGAGCCTCTCGCTCCATTCGGGCAGCCTGCCTGTCTTCCGCGAGGCGCAGAGCTGGGCAGTGCACGTGCTGGCCGCAGACCAGCAGGCCATGTCCGACCGCTTTGCGCAGCCCGGCAACGACAAGTTTGCCGGACTCGACGTGGTCGACGGGCCGGAAGGCGCGCCGATGCTGGCGGGATATGCTGCCCGGTTCGGTTGCCGCGCACGCTTCGAATACGAAGGCGGCGACCATGCGATCTTCCTCGGCGAAGTGGTCGAATTCGAACGCCGCGATGCCGAACCGCTGATCTACCATTCGGGCCGGTACGGGCGGCTGATGCGTGCGCCCACCGGCGAGGACCTGGAGCACGAGGGCCTCGCGGAAAAATCGGGCGAAGGACTTGCCCTTACGGAACGCGGCCTTGAACTGCTGCGGGCGCTGGAAGGCATCGCGAAGCGCTAGACTCTCTCCTGCCCGCCCGATACCGGTTGCGAAAAGCAACCAGCAGGAGAGGCAGGCCATGAAGACTCGCATCACCGAAATGTTCGGCATCGAGCATCCGATCATCCAGGGCGGCATGCATTATGTCGGTTTCGCCGAAATGGCGGCAGCCGTGTCCAATGCCGGCGGTCTCGGCATCATCACCGGCTTGACGCAGGGCACGCCCGAGAAGCTCGCCAACGAGATCGCGCGCTGCAAGGACATGACCGACAAGCCCTTCGGCGTGAACCTTACCTTCCTGCCCACCGTCAATGCGCCCGATTACCCGGGGCTGGTGCGCGTCATCATCGAAGGCGGGGTGAAGATCGTGGAGACGGCGGGCAACAACCCCGCACAGGTCCTGCCCTATTTCAAGGACGCCGGCGTCAAGGTCATCCACAAGTGCACCAGCGTGCGTCACAGCCTCAAGGCGCAGTCGATCGGCTGCGACGCGGTTTCGGTCGACGGCTTCGAATGCGGCGGCCACCCGGGCGAGGACGACATTCCCAACATGATCCTGCTGCCGCGCGCGGCGGACGAGCTGGAAATCCCCTTCGTCGCCAGCGGCGGCATGGCCGATGGTCGCAGCCTCGTCGCCAGCCTCGCCTTGGGCGCGGACGGCATCAACATGGGCACGCGCTTCATCGCGACCAAGGAAGCGCCGGTGCACGAGAATGTGAAGAAGGCGATCGTCGCTGCCAGCGAACTCGACACGCGCCTCGTCATGCGCCCGCTGCGAAATACCGAGCGCGTGATGACCAATGACGCGGTGGAGGAACTGCTCCGCATCGAGAAGGAGAAAGGCGCGGACCTCAAGTTCGAGGACATCATCGAACAGGTCGCCGGCGTTTATCCGCGCATCATGACCGAAGGCGACATGGATGCAGGCGCCTGGTCCTGCGGCATGGTCGCAGGCCTCATCCACGACATCCCGACCTGCAAGGAACTGATCGACGGCATCATGGCGCAGGCCGAGGAAATCATCACCAAGCGGCTTGCCGTTTTCCAGAACGCGTAAGGTTTTCGAGATGCTCGATACGTCCAAACGCTTCGCCTATTCCGAAGACCACGAGGCCTTCCGCGACACGGTGCGCAAGGTCTTTGCCGAACACATGACGCCCTATCTCGACCAGCACGAGGAAGAGGGCATCGTCCCGCGCAGCGCGTGGAAGGCGCTGGGCGAGGCAGGGATGCTGTGCCCCACGGTCGCGGAAGAGAACGGCGGGCTCGGCCTCGATTTCGGCTTCAACTGCGTGATCGCGGAAGAGCTGAGCTATCTCGGATCCTCCGCCGGTTTCACGCTGCAGAACGACATCACGGTCAATTATTTCGAGCGGCTCGGCACCGAGGAGCAGAAGGCGAAATACCTGCCCGGCATGATCAGCGGCGATGTCATCACCGCCATCGCCATGACCGAGCCGGGCGCGGGCTCCGACCTTCAGGGCGTGCGCACCACGGCGACGCTCGACGGCGACGAATGGGTGATCAACGGGTCGAAGACCTACATCACCAACGGCCAGAATGCCGACGTGGTGATCGTGGTCGCCAAGACCGACCCTTCGCAGGGCGCCAAGGGCACCTCACTGATCCTCGTCGATGCCGGCACGCCGGGTTTCGAGCGCGGGCGCAACCTCGACAAGATCGGCCAGCATGCCGCCGACACGTCCGAGCTTTTCTTCAACGACTGCCGCGTGCCGAAGGACAATTTGCTGGGCGGCGAAGGGCGGGGCTTCATCCACCTGATGGAAGAACTGCCGCAGGAACGCCTGTCGATCGCCGTCGGCGCGCAGGCCGGCGCGCAGCGCGCCTTCGACGAGGCGGTGAAGTTCACCAAGGACCGCAAGGCCTTCGGTCGCACCGTGTTCGAATTCCAGAACACCAAGTTTGTGCTCGCGGACCTGGCGGCCAAGCTGCAGGTCGGCTGGGCGCATCTCGACTGGGCGATCCAGCGCCACCTCAAGGGCGAACTCACCACCGACGAGGCAAGCGCAGCCAAGCTTTGGCACACCGAACTGCAGTGGGAATGCTGCGACAAGTCGCTGCAGCTGCATGGCGGGGCTGGCTACATGAACGAATATCCCATTGCCCGCCTGTGGCGCGATGCCCGCGTCCAGCGCATCTATGGCGGCACGAACGAGATCATGAAGGAAGTCGTCAGCCGCGCGATCTGAGGAGACAGACATGGCCAATCCGCTCGATTTTTCCGGCAAGACCGTCCTCATCGTCGGAGGGACGAGCGGGATAGGCAACGGCATTGCCCACGGCTTCCGCGAACAGGGGGCCGAGGTACACGTGACCGGCACGAGGGCGAGCGCGAACGACTATTCGCCCGAAGACGGCAGCGTCCTCGAAGGACTGACCTTCCATTCGCTCGACGTGGCGGACCGCGCGGCCCTCGATGCCTTCGCATGGCCCGAACGGCTCGATGTCGTGGTGTTGTGCCAGGGCATTGCCCGCTACAACCGCGACGAGTTCAACCGTGAAGGCTGGGACGCGGTGATGGCGGTCAATCTCGACTCGCTGCTCGACTGTTCCAATGCCGTGCGCCCCAAGCTGGCGGAATCCGGCGGATCGCTGATCATCATCAGCTCGATCGGCGGTTATCGCGGCCTGATCGGCAACCCGGCCTATGGCGCCAGCAAGGCGGCGGCAATCAGCATGGTCCGCTCGCTCAGCCTGGCCTTCGCGGCAGAAGGCATCCGCGTGAACGGCATCGCGCCGGGATACGTCCACACCAAGATCAACGATGCCTTTCTCGGCAACGAGAAGTTCCGCGATGCGACCATCGCGAACACGCCGCGCGGTCGCCTCGGCCTGCCGCAGGACATGGCGGGAGCGGCGCTGTTCCTCGCCTCGCCGCTGGCCGATTACGTGGTCGGCCAGACGATCAGCGTCGATGGCGGATTGAGCGTAGGGAACTGACACGGTGGAATACGCCAATCTCGGCCCTTCGGGCCTCAAGGTCTCGCGCCTGTGCCTTGGCTGCATGAGCTATGGCGACACCAGCAAGGGCTGGCACGGCGAGTGGGTGCTTTCGGAAGACGACAGCCGCCCCTTCATCCGCGAGGCGGTGGAGGCGGGCATAAACTTCTTCGACACGGCCAACATGTACTCGATGGGCGCATCGGAAGAGGTGGTGGGCCGGTTGCTTCCCCAATTCGCGAAGCGTGACGAGATCGTGCTGGCCACCAAGGCTTTCCTGCCGTGGCGGCAGGCGCCCAATACCGGCGGCAATTCGCGCAAGAGCCTGTTCCAGGCGATCGACGACAGCCTCGCGCGCCTCGGCGTGGATTATGTCGACCTGTTCCAAATCCACCGCTGGGACGACACCACGCCGATCGAGGAAACGATGGAGGCGCTGCACGACATCGTGAAGGCGGGCAAGGCGCGCTACATCGGCGCATCCTCCATGGCCGCATGGCAATTCGCCAAGGCGCAGGAAGTGGCGCGCGCGAACGGCTGGACGCGCTTCATCTCGATGCAGAACCACGTGAACCTGCTCTACCGGGAGGAGGAGCGCGAGATGATCCCGCTCTGCCGCGACCAAGGCGTGGGGATCATTCCATGGAGCCCGCTCGCGCGCGGCAAGCTCGCCCGCGCATGGGACGAAAGCACCGTGCGCAGCGAAACCGATGGCTTCGGCAAGCTGCTATACAGGCAGAACGTGGATGCGGACCGCGAGGTCATCGAGGTGGTCGGCCGGATCGCTGCCGATCGCGGCGTTTCGCGCGCGACCGTGGCGCTCGCGTGGCATTTCGCCACGCCGGGCATCACCGCTCCGATTATCGGGGCGACGAAGCAGGGCCATATCGGCGCGGCGATAGAAGCCATGGCGCTCGATCTCACCCCCGAAGAGGTCGACCGGCTTGAAGAGCCCTATCGTCCCAAGACGCCGGTGGGCGTGGCATCGACCGCGCCGCAGAACTGGTCACTCACGCTCAAAGCCTGAAGCGGGACATGAAAAATCCCGCCCGGCGCTACGCAAGCCGGGCGGGACAAGTTGACACCGCCTTTCGAGGGGGAAGGCTAAGTGGCGGTGCCTTGCAAGCTTCAGGCGCTCGGAAGGAAGACGCCGTCGGTGACGTGGATCACGCCGTTGGTTGTCTTCACATCGGCCTGCACGACCTTGGTTTCGCGACCTAGGGCGTCGGTAACGACGATGGTATGCCCATCGAAGCTGGCGGTCAGTGTCTCGCCTGCGACCGTCTCGAATTCATAGCTGCCACCGGCCTGCTTGATCGCGGCCGAAAGCTGGGCTGCCGGGATACGGCCGGAGACGACGTGATAGGTCAGCACGGTCTGGAGCTTGCCCTTGTTGGCCGGCTGCAGCAGCGCATCGACGGTGCCGGCAGGCAGTTCGCCGAACGCATCGTCGGTCGGCGCGAAGACGGTGAACGGGCCGGGCGAAGACAGCGTGTCGACGAGATCGGCGGCCTTGACTGCAGCGACCAGCGTGTCGTGCACGCCGGTGCCCATGGCGGCCTCGACGATGTTGGGCTGGCTCTTCATCGAATGCTTGCCATGGTTATGCGCAACGGCCGGGGTCGCGGCGGCGAGCGCAAACCCGCCCATGGCGAGAACGGACGCCGCAGCTGCGGCCTTGAGCTGGTTCGAAATCGGCATTGAAACTCTCCTGTTTGTGCAAGCCCGTCCTTCTTGCGTGGGAGAGTTACGGAGCGGGTTGCCCCGCGGATGCATTAGCCGTCAGATTTTTTTCAGCTGGCCTTCTGCGACCACCGGCCCAGCATCGACTCCTTCGGGTTTGCCGCCCAGCGGCTCGCGCGTGAGCAGCAGCGGCGCACCGTCCGCCATCTTCGCCGCGACTGCCGGTTCCAGCGTCACGCGGCGTTCCTCGCCGGGCGCGACTACGCCGAGCGAGAGGAGCGGCGTATCATCCTGCGGGACCAGCCACAGCTCGTGGTCGTGGACCCCGTCGGCGGTCAGGCCGCTTGCCGAGACGAGCAGTTCGCCGCGGTCGGGCAGATAAGTGACGGCCAGCCTCAGGTCGGTATTCGCAATCGGCACTGATGCGACCAGCGGCGCTTCTGCCTGCATCTCGATCTGCGGAGTACTGGGCAGGGTCATGAAGGTGAAGGCGAAGACGGCAATCGCGGCGGCAGCGGCGGCACTCACCGTGCCGAAGACCTGCCAGCGGCGCATCCGGTTCCTGAGATCGATGACCTCTGCCGACGGGGCAGCACCGTCCAGCGCCTCTTCGATGCGGCGCCAGACCTCTGCGCGCGGTGTCGCAGGCGAAATCTCGTCGAGCATCGGGGCCAGCCGGTCCTGCCACCAGGCGACCGCTGCCGCAAAGCGGGCATCGCTTGCCTCGCGGCCGCGCGCGGAGAGCAGTTCCTCGCCCTCCAGCAGGCCGAGCGCATATTCCGCGGCAAGCGTGTCGTCGTCGGGGCGGGGCGCGTCGGTCATTCCCCCTTCTCCAGGCAAGTCTTGAGACGCGCAAGGGCGCGGCGGATACGGCTCTTCATCGTCCCCAGCGGCGTTCCGCTGCTCTCCGCGAGATCGGCGTAAGTGCGGCCTTCGAAGAAAGCGGAGCGGATGGCGCTGCGCGGTTCGTCTTCCAGCTTTTCGATGCACTGGTGGACGCGGGCCTCGCGCTCGGCATCGATGAGCAGGTCTTCGGCGAGAGGGGAGGCGTCCGCTATCGGCGCGGCTTCTTCCTCGCCCACGCTCGCCTGGCGCAGCTTGCCGGACCGCAGCCGGTCGACTGCGCGGTTACGGGCAAAGGTTGC from Qipengyuania gaetbuli includes these protein-coding regions:
- a CDS encoding sigma-70 family RNA polymerase sigma factor: MKPASAAARERLKAAMARLASGDRGALEEIYRATSAKLFGICLRILGDEKEAEDALQDVYINLWRRADRYDPGRASPIAWLATFARNRAVDRLRSGKLRQASVGEEEAAPIADASPLAEDLLIDAEREARVHQCIEKLEDEPRSAIRSAFFEGRTYADLAESSGTPLGTMKSRIRRALARLKTCLEKGE
- a CDS encoding anti-sigma factor, with the translated sequence MTDAPRPDDDTLAAEYALGLLEGEELLSARGREASDARFAAAVAWWQDRLAPMLDEISPATPRAEVWRRIEEALDGAAPSAEVIDLRNRMRRWQVFGTVSAAAAAAIAVFAFTFMTLPSTPQIEMQAEAPLVASVPIANTDLRLAVTYLPDRGELLVSASGLTADGVHDHELWLVPQDDTPLLSLGVVAPGEERRVTLEPAVAAKMADGAPLLLTREPLGGKPEGVDAGPVVAEGQLKKI